In the Topomyia yanbarensis strain Yona2022 chromosome 3, ASM3024719v1, whole genome shotgun sequence genome, one interval contains:
- the LOC131689307 gene encoding pentatricopeptide repeat-containing protein 1, mitochondrial yields MTSIIAQAFRRQLLFRAKISRDLTSLPRRRRVPCVCFVQSGQQLHHQTSALFDKTIFRDDISLLELKNDPDTFGTLSPSVPESEVQDEGDLKEEKFIQYFPPRSQKLSTKQYADLIKDHLKNQRVKEAIDVLEVRMKEDRVAPINYLFNLVIGGCARVGYTKKAFQLYNKMKQHGLKVTGGTYTSLFNACANSPFLGDGLQKANRLREIMIEKGYEPNESNYNAMIKAYGRCEDLKTAFQLVDDMIVKKLNVSTDTFNFLLQACISDVEYGFRHALLVWQKMHRMNALPDIYSFNLLLRCVRDCGLGDLETTEQVIEQIICQSGQSMLNQENVEPTLLEDCTDQTSSEKQLVRVVNQQPGPEGAPNLLSRTPHLGSLISLGEIRKPEDRLLLLGGPTGFLREMEQAKIQPDIKTMTELMDVIPPTNVAEKQILSTVLKYGIKCDIDFFNILIKKRSMRFDYESARQVLTMIQTARLTPDIVTYGVLALGCRSQEEARALLREMDDADIRINIQILGAMLRQGTATSNFRYVTDILEIVKQQRLKPNDKFLQHLEVFNKKCEKENQFYDRHPRKAGREEFKLEYNRYKNKLEYWMEYMGLKGLSLDEARGIVREHPWEQFKQPQVNGYEATKNPKLRHKKKKQHSIRKIDVEQLDEETQQQGLRRIE; encoded by the exons ATTTTTCGAGATGATATTTCACTGCTGGAACTCAAAAACGACCCCGACACGTTCGGAACACTGTCACCTTCCGTTCCGGAGTCGGAAGTGCAGGACGAGGGTGACTTGAAGGAGGAAAAGTTTATACAATATTTTCCTCCACGATCACAGAAGTTAAGTACGAAGCAGTACGCGGATTTGATCAAAGATCATTTGAAGAATCAACGGGTTAAAGAAGCAATAGATGTGCTTGAAGTAAGAATGAAGGAGGACCGAGTGGCGCCTATCAACTATCTATTTAATTTAGTTATTGGAGGATGCGCACGTGTTGGATACACCAAGAAGGCCTTCCAGCTGTACAATAAAATGAAACAACACGGCTTGAAAGTGACAGGAGGGACGTACACATCGCTATTTAATGCCTGTGCAAACAGCCCTTTCCTCGGCGATGGATTACAGAAAGCCAACAGGCTGCGTGAAATTATGATAGAGAAAGGCTATGAACCAAACGAGTCGAATTACAACGCAATGATCAAAGCTTACGGTAGATGTGAGGATTTGAAAACAGCTTTTCAACTGGTAGATGACATGATCGTGAaaaaactcaatgtgagcaccgatactttcaattttttgcTACAAGCATGCATTAGCGACGTTGAGTATGGATTCCGACATGCTCTCTTGGTGTGGCAAAAAATGCATCGGATGAATGCCTTACCGGATATCTACTCGTTCAATCTGCTGCTCAGATGTGTTCGAGATTGCGGTCTTGGTGATTTGGAAACCACTGAACAAGTTATTGAGCAGATTATCTGTCAAAGTGGGCAATCGATGTTAAACCAGGAAAATGTGGAGCCAACTCTTCTCGAAGATTGCACCGACCAGACGTCCTCGGAAAAGCAACTGGTCAGAGTCGTAAACCAGCAACCAGGGCCAGAAGGTGCACCCAATCTTCTATCTCGAACACCTCACCTGGGAAGCCTCATCAGTTTGGGCGAAATTAGAAAACCTGAGGATCGGCTTTTGCTATTGGGTGGCCCAACAGGGTTTTTGAGAGAAATGGAACAAGCCAAAATACAACCAGATATTAAAACTATGACCGAATTGATGGATGTGATTCCTCCGACGAACGTAGCTGAAAAGCAAATTTTGTCAACCGTTCTCAAGTATGGCATCAAATGCGACATAGACTTTTTCAATATCCTCATAAAGAAACGCTCGATGCGATTCGATTATGAATCCGCCCGGCAAGTATTAACAATGATACAAACAGCTAGACTCACGCCGGATATCGTCACGTATGGAGTTTTGGCTCTCGGTTGCCGAAGCCAGGAAGAAGCGCGGGCTCTGCTTCGAGAAATGGACGACGCTGATATAAG AATTAACATTCAAATCTTGGGGGCCATGCTACGACAAGGCACGGCAACAAGCAATTTCCGTTATGTCACGGATATTTTGGAAATCGTTAAACAACAGCGCTTGAAGCCAAACGACAAGTTTCTTCAGCATTTGGAGGTTTTCAACAAAAAGTGCGAAAAGGAAAACCAATTTTACGACCGGCATCCACGCAAAGCCGGACGCGAAGAGTTCAAACTGGAGTACAACCGTTACAAAAACAAGCTGGAATACTGGATGGAGTACATGGGACTGAAAGGACTCAGCTTGGATGAAGCTCGGGGAATTGTGCGGGAGCATCCGTGGGAGCAGTTCAAACAGCCGCAAGTCAACGGTTATGAAGCGACCAAGAACCCCAAGTTGAGGCATAAGAAGAAAAAGCAACACTCGATTCGAAAGATCGACGTGGAACAGTTAGACGAGGAAACGCAGCAACAAGGTTTAAGAAGGATAGAGTAG